Within the Patescibacteria group bacterium genome, the region AATCGATGTCTGATCCGGAAGATTTGAAGGACGCTGGCGCCAACATTGCGAGCATCGCGCCCAATGTTAAAATCAACTCTCGCGGCGAAGTGAAATTCGATGCACCGTTCAGTTATGTAGAACAAAGTATGGATTATTGGGCAAGAACCTATTATGAAAATGATATTCGCATAAGTTTAGTGATTGAGTTATTTTATCAAGACGAATTTATAGACGGGCAAAGCGGAGAGCCTAAGCCCATCCCGCGCGATATCGCAAGTAAGCCCGGATTTTTAGATGAATACAATAAAATCGTAGTTGATGTCGCTAAGCTAGCAGAAAAATACCAGGTAGAAATGTTTTCACCTATGAATGAGCCCGATTTGAAGTTGGGGGAAGCGACTGCCTCAGTTTGGGGCCAAAATATTTTACCCGAGGTGAAGAAATATTATAACGGGAAGATTTTATGGAAAGCCGCCGGTAGCGACGCAAAAACGGCGGTAGTTGATTTTTCCGGCTATGATATCATCGGTTTTGATCCGACGCCTGGGGGAGGGGATCCTGCGGCTTCCCTAGCCTCTTATCATATTCAACTGCAAGAAATGATTGCTTTGGCTAAAGCCCGGGCCGTAAAATATGACGTACCCGAAGTGATGATTACCGAATTCGGCGTTTGGGGAGGAGCGCTCGCTTTCAGCGAAGAGGATAAAATGCTGGCCCACCGGATTGTTTTTGAAGAGGGCCAGGGGAAGGTTTCCGGATTTATCGCCCTCGATCCGCCGCCCGATTTGGACAGGGGCTTGAAAGGGACGTTATCTCTAGAGGAAATCAAGAAGTGGTTCGGGAAATTATAATAATTAAAGGAGATTAATATGAAAAAAAGTTCAATCATAATTTTAGGGATAATCTTGCTGTCTTTTGGCGCAGCTGTTTATTTTTATCCTTTAATGCCCGAAAGAATGGCTTCGCACTGGGGGTTTAACGGCGAGGTCAACGGCTACATCAGCAAATTTTGGGGCCTATTTTTAATGCCGCTGATTTCTTGCGCGATGTTTCTGCTTTTCTGGGCCATTCCCAAACTTGATCCGTTGAAGGCCAATATTGAAAAGTTCAGAAAATATTTTGATGGGTTTATAATCTCGGTAGTCGTTTTCCTATTTTATATTTACCTGCTGACTATTTTTTGGAACCTTGGCGCGAGATTTAATATAGGTCAGCTGATGGCTCCGGCTATAGGAGCGTTGTTTTATTGCTCCGGGTTTTTGATGGCAAAGGCTAAAAGGAATTATTTTATCGGCATCAGGACCCCCTGGACGCTCAGCAACGACGTGGTTTGGGATAAAACCCATAAAGTCGGCGGAAAGCTTTTTAAAACTGCGGGTTCGCTCGCCGTACTTGGCGTGTTTTTCCCGGACCAAGCTTTCTTTTTAGTCATGATTCCAATTCTGGCCGCTACTATTTTTTCCGTCGTTTATTCTTATGTCGCGTACCGCCAGGAAATAAAGAACTAGAATGCCTAAAAATACTATCAAACTTGAGCTTTTGGCTCCGGCTAAAGATTTAAATTCGGCTAAAATGGCGGTTTTGGCCGGAGCGGATGCCGTCTATATCGGCGGGCCGCAATTCAGCGCCAGATCCGCCGCTGGCAACTCATGGGAAGACATTGCCCAGGTTGTTA harbors:
- a CDS encoding SdpI family protein, whose protein sequence is MKKSSIIILGIILLSFGAAVYFYPLMPERMASHWGFNGEVNGYISKFWGLFLMPLISCAMFLLFWAIPKLDPLKANIEKFRKYFDGFIISVVVFLFYIYLLTIFWNLGARFNIGQLMAPAIGALFYCSGFLMAKAKRNYFIGIRTPWTLSNDVVWDKTHKVGGKLFKTAGSLAVLGVFFPDQAFFLVMIPILAATIFSVVYSYVAYRQEIKN